Proteins from a single region of Gemmatirosa kalamazoonensis:
- a CDS encoding ABC transporter permease yields the protein MSRVQGIAARLRAALFRRAADRRAREEFAFHLEMETAANVRRGLPPDEARRRALAAFGGVERHRDDLRDLRAALPDDLGRDVRIAWRSLRATPAFMLATVASLAFGLALAASAAAVVHAYLGRTALPYAHADRLYHVMYAPPGPVEPHGMSTLDWSTLRDVVRDAVTSQGVSYTLGEGADAQALAALRVSFGFVRGLGVRATIGRPLVADDYASDADGRAALISDALWRGRFGADSRVLGRRLRVEVEGHPGTFETLHVVGVMAPGFWYGRTSDTQVDVLTPLRTHATTYVVRLRDDVTAERAARRLTEAVRAAATWIPPDWPGVTVEGMQERYVREMRPRLVAIAVAAGLVLAITCVNVAVLTLLRTMRRGRDVAVRVMLGAGRASLLRLHLVEIGMLCGAALAGGVALTAAALRALAPRIEAELGKPAPAGPSAIGVDWTVLALVGGVSVLIALLLACVPALLPWQRRLAESLRRAGRAGSDGPVMRRARSTLVALEIAGSLALVAGCGLMIRSAVAMIGTDLGYDTAGIVRVRVRLRQETYPDAAAFQRFYARLAERMAAAGGPRPAYASWPPYADVPTQTVDVDGRAGEGVAGGVVAVGDGYFATLGIALRKGRALTDADRVESEPVAVVSETLARRLWPNGDALGRRIRPHETMQPGAAPAPWRTVVGVVADVRQTYVDADANDVYIPYYQNPQLGRYGSFYLRARGTSPGAAARMARAAVAEVDPRAIVRDVLTVDDEDRELASARFMTSLLTGFAAFAALLATLGIYGVVAYAAQQRQRELAIRMAVGATRPAVVGLFVRDSGAVVGAGLALGVLAALAVARVLAHQLYGVGPFDAATLAASCAVMAVVALVAVWWPASRATARSPVTVLSEP from the coding sequence ATGAGCCGAGTGCAGGGGATCGCCGCCCGACTCCGCGCCGCGCTGTTCCGGCGCGCCGCGGACCGCCGCGCGCGGGAGGAGTTCGCGTTCCACCTGGAGATGGAGACCGCGGCCAACGTGCGTCGCGGCCTCCCCCCCGACGAGGCCCGGCGCCGCGCCCTCGCCGCGTTCGGCGGCGTGGAGCGCCACCGCGACGACCTGCGCGACCTGCGCGCCGCGCTCCCCGACGATCTCGGACGCGACGTGCGCATCGCGTGGCGCTCGCTGCGCGCGACTCCCGCGTTCATGCTCGCCACCGTCGCGTCGCTCGCCTTCGGCCTCGCGCTCGCCGCGTCTGCGGCGGCGGTCGTGCACGCGTACCTCGGCCGCACGGCGCTGCCGTACGCGCACGCCGACCGGCTCTACCACGTGATGTACGCGCCGCCGGGACCGGTCGAGCCGCACGGCATGTCGACGCTCGACTGGTCCACCCTGCGCGACGTGGTGCGCGACGCCGTCACCTCGCAGGGCGTGAGCTACACGCTCGGCGAGGGCGCCGACGCGCAGGCGCTCGCCGCGCTCCGCGTGTCGTTCGGCTTCGTGCGCGGGCTCGGCGTGCGCGCGACGATCGGCCGGCCGCTCGTCGCCGACGACTACGCGTCGGACGCCGACGGACGCGCGGCGCTCATCAGCGACGCGCTCTGGCGCGGGCGCTTCGGCGCCGACTCGCGCGTGCTCGGCCGCCGCCTGCGCGTCGAGGTCGAGGGGCACCCGGGCACGTTCGAGACGCTGCACGTCGTCGGCGTGATGGCGCCCGGCTTCTGGTACGGGCGCACGAGCGACACGCAGGTCGACGTGCTCACGCCGCTGCGCACGCACGCCACGACGTACGTCGTACGGCTGCGCGACGACGTGACGGCCGAGCGCGCGGCGCGGCGCCTAACGGAAGCGGTGCGCGCCGCCGCGACGTGGATCCCGCCGGACTGGCCCGGCGTCACCGTCGAGGGGATGCAGGAGCGCTACGTGCGCGAGATGCGTCCGCGGCTCGTCGCGATCGCGGTGGCGGCGGGGCTCGTGCTCGCCATCACGTGCGTCAACGTCGCCGTGCTCACTCTGCTGCGCACCATGCGGCGCGGCCGCGACGTCGCGGTGCGCGTGATGCTCGGCGCCGGCCGCGCGTCGCTGCTGCGACTGCATCTGGTGGAGATCGGCATGCTGTGCGGCGCCGCGCTCGCCGGCGGCGTCGCGCTCACCGCCGCCGCGCTGCGCGCGCTCGCGCCGCGCATCGAGGCCGAGCTGGGGAAGCCCGCGCCGGCCGGCCCGTCGGCGATCGGCGTCGACTGGACGGTGCTCGCGCTCGTCGGCGGCGTGAGCGTGCTCATCGCGCTGCTGCTGGCGTGCGTCCCCGCGCTGCTGCCCTGGCAGCGGCGGCTCGCCGAGTCGCTCCGCCGCGCCGGACGCGCCGGCAGCGACGGACCCGTGATGCGGCGCGCGCGCTCCACGCTCGTCGCGCTCGAGATCGCGGGCTCGCTCGCGCTCGTCGCGGGCTGCGGGCTGATGATCCGCAGCGCCGTGGCGATGATCGGCACGGACCTCGGCTACGACACGGCGGGGATCGTGCGCGTGCGCGTGCGGCTGCGACAGGAGACGTACCCCGACGCGGCCGCGTTCCAGCGCTTCTACGCGCGGCTGGCCGAGCGGATGGCCGCCGCGGGCGGCCCGCGTCCCGCGTACGCGAGCTGGCCGCCCTACGCTGACGTGCCGACGCAGACGGTGGACGTGGACGGGCGCGCCGGTGAAGGCGTCGCCGGCGGCGTCGTGGCCGTCGGCGACGGCTACTTCGCGACGCTCGGCATCGCGCTGCGGAAGGGCCGCGCGCTCACCGACGCCGACCGCGTCGAGAGCGAGCCCGTCGCCGTCGTGAGCGAGACGCTCGCGCGGCGGCTGTGGCCTAACGGCGACGCGCTCGGCCGGCGCATCCGGCCGCACGAGACGATGCAGCCCGGCGCCGCGCCCGCGCCGTGGCGCACCGTGGTCGGCGTCGTCGCCGACGTGCGGCAGACCTACGTCGACGCCGACGCGAACGACGTCTACATCCCGTACTATCAGAACCCGCAGCTCGGCCGCTACGGCTCGTTCTACCTGCGCGCACGCGGCACGTCGCCCGGCGCCGCCGCGCGGATGGCCCGGGCCGCCGTCGCCGAGGTCGACCCGCGCGCGATCGTGCGCGACGTGCTCACGGTCGACGACGAGGATCGGGAGCTGGCGAGCGCGCGGTTCATGACGTCGCTGCTGACGGGCTTCGCGGCGTTCGCGGCGCTGCTCGCGACGCTGGGCATCTACGGCGTGGTCGCCTACGCGGCGCAGCAGCGGCAGCGCGAGCTCGCGATTCGCATGGCGGTCGGCGCGACGCGTCCTGCGGTGGTCGGGCTGTTCGTGCGCGACAGCGGCGCGGTGGTCGGCGCCGGGCTCGCGCTCGGCGTGCTCGCGGCGCTCGCGGTGGCGCGCGTGCTGGCGCACCAGCTCTACGGCGTGGGCCCGTTCGACGCCGCCACGCTCGCCGCATCGTGCGCGGTGATGGCCGTCGTCGCGCTCGTGGCGGTGTGGTGGCCGGCGAGCCGCGCGACGGCGCGGAGCCCGGTGACCGTCCTCAGCGAGCCGTGA
- a CDS encoding YeeE/YedE thiosulfate transporter family protein — MTAPLTEYGALGTGGALAAALAIGVAFGWCLERAGLGSARKLIGQFYLTDLTVFKVMFSAIVTAMLGAFWLGRLGLLDLGRVYVPETFVAPQLVGGLVFGVGFPLAGLCPGTSCVAAVTGRLDGLAVVLGVFLGVLGAGAAVPSMSRFFASTPRGAYTIPDALHLPYGLVAFGIALLALGGFAVAERIEKRLPFNEPTHR, encoded by the coding sequence GTGACCGCCCCGCTCACGGAGTACGGCGCGTTAGGCACCGGCGGCGCGCTCGCCGCGGCGCTCGCCATCGGCGTCGCGTTCGGCTGGTGCCTCGAGCGCGCGGGGCTCGGCAGCGCGCGCAAGCTGATCGGCCAGTTCTATCTCACCGACCTCACCGTGTTCAAGGTCATGTTCAGCGCGATCGTCACCGCGATGCTCGGCGCGTTCTGGCTCGGCCGGCTCGGACTGCTGGATCTCGGCCGCGTCTACGTGCCGGAGACGTTCGTCGCGCCGCAGCTCGTCGGTGGGCTGGTGTTCGGCGTCGGCTTCCCGCTCGCGGGCCTCTGCCCCGGCACGTCGTGCGTCGCCGCCGTCACCGGGCGGCTCGACGGGCTCGCGGTGGTGCTCGGCGTGTTCCTCGGCGTGCTGGGCGCCGGCGCCGCGGTGCCGTCGATGTCGCGCTTCTTCGCGAGCACGCCGCGCGGCGCGTACACGATCCCCGACGCGCTGCACCTGCCGTACGGCCTCGTCGCGTTCGGCATCGCGCTGCTCGCGTTAGGCGGGTTCGCGGTGGCCGAGCGAATCGAGAAGCGTCTGCCCTTCAACGAGCCGACGCACCGATGA
- a CDS encoding sensor histidine kinase — translation MNTHPDPTEGWEVDRPLPQEFVAHSPRMMGHMMADHMMHGRLVDYTAGERRWINDTISRQVRGAGRLGYFPVVLASYDGVPRLLVYTVMPTSWGDTLVYGAEYPRSSLEALFREVMNERALLPETFARGRRPREVLRLQVSDAHGTPLFDSDPGSGRWTLDDTTRLPKTYGSVLVRAQIRPELAGTLVIGGLPKSRLPFLLGILGLSAALALVALGQIRREGELARMRADFVSSISHELRTPLAQMRVYLETLRLGRFTTEEQRRWSLDNVERETTRLGHLVERVLRFSGVGRRLGGDVSRAPEDVSAETARIVDEFRPLAAARRATVTCDAEPTPTLRLQEGALRHVLLNLLDNAVKYGPTGQTVHVRVRSTGDRVRLEVHDEGPGVPAADRQAIWRPYQRGRTAGHTSGSGIGLAIVHDVVSQHGGRAWVADDDGRAGATFVVELPADRMDAPSAAARVHERQDVPRGVVTG, via the coding sequence GTGAACACGCACCCCGATCCGACCGAGGGATGGGAGGTGGACCGCCCGCTGCCGCAGGAGTTCGTCGCGCACTCGCCGCGCATGATGGGCCACATGATGGCCGACCACATGATGCATGGGCGCCTCGTCGATTACACGGCCGGCGAGCGGCGGTGGATCAACGACACGATCTCGCGCCAGGTGCGCGGCGCCGGACGGCTCGGCTACTTCCCGGTCGTGCTCGCTTCGTACGACGGCGTGCCGCGGCTGCTCGTGTACACCGTCATGCCGACGTCGTGGGGCGACACGCTGGTGTACGGCGCCGAGTACCCGCGGTCGTCGCTCGAGGCGCTGTTCCGCGAGGTGATGAACGAGCGCGCGCTGCTCCCCGAGACGTTCGCGCGCGGGCGCCGGCCGCGCGAGGTGTTGCGTCTCCAGGTGAGCGACGCGCACGGCACGCCGCTGTTCGACTCCGACCCGGGGTCCGGGCGATGGACGCTCGACGACACGACGCGGCTGCCGAAGACCTACGGTTCGGTGCTCGTGCGCGCGCAGATCCGCCCCGAGCTCGCGGGCACGCTCGTCATCGGCGGCCTGCCGAAGTCGCGCCTCCCGTTCCTGTTAGGCATCCTCGGCCTGTCCGCGGCGCTCGCGCTCGTCGCGCTCGGGCAGATCCGCCGCGAGGGCGAGCTCGCGCGCATGCGGGCCGACTTCGTGAGCTCCATCTCGCACGAGCTGCGCACGCCGCTCGCGCAGATGCGCGTCTACCTCGAGACGCTGCGCCTCGGCCGCTTCACCACCGAGGAGCAGCGCCGCTGGTCGCTCGACAACGTGGAGCGCGAGACGACGCGCCTGGGCCACCTCGTGGAGCGCGTGCTCCGCTTCTCCGGCGTCGGCCGTCGGCTCGGCGGCGACGTGTCGCGCGCGCCGGAGGACGTGTCCGCGGAGACGGCGCGCATCGTCGACGAGTTCCGTCCGCTCGCCGCGGCGCGGCGCGCGACGGTGACGTGCGACGCCGAGCCGACGCCCACGCTGCGCCTGCAGGAGGGCGCGCTCCGCCACGTGCTGCTCAACCTCCTCGACAACGCGGTGAAGTACGGCCCCACCGGCCAGACGGTGCACGTGCGCGTGCGATCGACGGGCGACCGGGTGCGACTCGAGGTGCACGACGAGGGCCCCGGCGTGCCCGCCGCCGACCGGCAGGCGATCTGGCGTCCGTACCAGCGCGGCCGCACGGCGGGGCACACGTCGGGAAGCGGCATCGGGCTCGCAATCGTGCACGACGTCGTGTCGCAGCATGGCGGACGCGCGTGGGTCGCCGACGACGATGGCCGCGCCGGCGCCACGTTCGTCGTCGAGCTGCCGGCGGACAGGATGGACGCGCCCTCGGCCGCCGCGCGCGTGCACGAACGACAGGACGTGCCGCGTGGCGTTGTGACAGGATGA
- a CDS encoding sulfurtransferase: MCRTRRVVPAVVSLLLYAHSPCVHFAGAQTTDPRAQIAVSTAWLAQHLHDPDLVLLHVGDPKEYPATHIAGARFVSLQDVSVPEHGHDMEKGLMLELPSPDSLRQQLQALGISDRSRIVVYHANEWVSPSTRVVFALDAAGLGARTVWLDGGLTAWVAEGRPTTSEVPARTVGTLAPLKIKPLVVDAAWVKAHLAAPGVRVVDGRAAVFYDGVEAGGPRKGHIAGAASVPFTEVTDDKGRLKSAAELEALFTKAGVGPKDTVVAYCHIGQQGTAVLFAARTLGHPVRLYDGSFQEWSRRTDLPVENPAEGKR, translated from the coding sequence ATGTGTAGGACTCGTCGCGTCGTGCCGGCCGTCGTCTCGCTGCTCCTCTATGCGCACTCGCCGTGCGTCCACTTCGCCGGCGCCCAGACCACCGACCCGCGCGCGCAGATCGCCGTCTCCACCGCGTGGCTCGCCCAGCACCTGCACGACCCCGACCTCGTGCTGCTGCACGTCGGCGACCCCAAGGAGTATCCGGCGACGCACATCGCCGGCGCACGCTTCGTCAGCCTGCAGGACGTCTCCGTCCCCGAGCACGGGCACGACATGGAGAAGGGGCTCATGCTCGAGCTGCCGTCCCCCGACTCGCTGCGCCAGCAGCTCCAGGCGTTAGGCATCTCCGACCGCTCGCGGATCGTCGTCTACCACGCGAACGAGTGGGTGTCGCCGTCGACGCGCGTCGTCTTCGCGCTCGACGCCGCGGGGCTCGGCGCGCGCACCGTGTGGCTCGACGGCGGCCTCACGGCGTGGGTGGCCGAGGGACGTCCGACGACGAGCGAGGTGCCCGCGCGCACGGTGGGCACGCTCGCTCCGCTGAAGATCAAGCCGCTCGTCGTCGATGCGGCGTGGGTGAAGGCGCACCTCGCCGCGCCGGGCGTGCGCGTCGTCGACGGCCGCGCGGCGGTGTTCTACGACGGCGTCGAGGCGGGCGGCCCGCGCAAGGGCCACATCGCCGGCGCGGCGAGCGTGCCGTTCACCGAGGTCACCGACGACAAGGGACGGCTGAAGAGCGCCGCCGAGCTCGAGGCGCTGTTCACGAAGGCCGGTGTGGGCCCGAAGGACACCGTCGTCGCGTACTGCCACATCGGGCAGCAGGGCACGGCGGTGCTGTTCGCGGCGCGGACGTTGGGGCACCCGGTGCGGCTGTACGACGGCTCGTTCCAGGAGTGGTCGCGCCGCACGGATCTCCCGGTCGAGAACCCGGCCGAGGGCAAGCGGTGA
- a CDS encoding rhodanese-like domain-containing protein, which produces MITTRRVLGTSAGVLGALAAIAGRPSPNAPTTIDVAALAREIDGQTDHVSALELAGWIRDRRPGLRVLDVRSAAEFETYHIPSAEHVPLATLAAMRPRAGETLVLYSEGGAHAGQAWVLLRALGFRDVYFLAGGLLDWMEDVMRPAVAAGPDAERVAALSRYFGGTPRSGADVPDESSSAAAVARLRRRGC; this is translated from the coding sequence ATGATCACCACGAGACGAGTTCTCGGCACCTCCGCCGGCGTGCTCGGCGCGCTGGCAGCGATCGCCGGCCGGCCGTCGCCGAACGCGCCGACCACGATCGACGTCGCCGCGCTCGCGCGCGAGATCGACGGCCAGACCGACCACGTGAGCGCGCTGGAGCTCGCGGGGTGGATCCGCGACCGCCGCCCCGGCCTGCGCGTGCTCGACGTGCGCTCGGCGGCGGAGTTCGAGACGTATCACATCCCGTCCGCCGAGCACGTGCCGCTCGCCACGCTCGCGGCGATGCGACCGCGCGCCGGGGAGACGCTGGTGCTCTACTCCGAGGGCGGTGCGCATGCCGGGCAGGCGTGGGTGCTGCTCCGCGCGCTCGGCTTCCGCGACGTGTACTTCCTCGCCGGCGGGCTGCTCGATTGGATGGAGGACGTCATGCGCCCCGCCGTGGCCGCGGGGCCCGACGCCGAGCGCGTCGCGGCGCTCAGCCGCTACTTCGGCGGCACGCCGCGGTCGGGCGCGGACGTGCCTGACGAATCGTCGTCGGCCGCGGCGGTGGCGCGGCTGCGGAGGCGCGGGTGCTGA
- a CDS encoding response regulator transcription factor: MMGRVLVVEDNLPLAEGIAYNLRHEGHEARIAEDGRAGLAEVRAWGPDLVILDLTLPQMDGYQVLQAIRQDRNQVPVIILTARGEEADKVRGFRLDADQYVTKPFGVLELLERVGSLLRRSAARAGVPSAEIRFGDIVVDTAARTVTKGGHACTLSPKAYDLLLALVRRNGSVATRAELLSEVWGYGAFVLSRTVDSHVAELRRKLEDDPAAPRHVVTVWKVGYRFER; encoded by the coding sequence ATGATGGGCCGCGTGCTCGTGGTCGAGGACAACCTGCCGCTGGCCGAGGGGATCGCGTACAACCTGCGGCACGAGGGGCACGAGGCGCGCATCGCCGAGGACGGACGCGCGGGGCTCGCCGAGGTGCGCGCATGGGGACCCGACCTCGTGATCCTCGACCTCACGCTGCCACAGATGGACGGCTACCAGGTGCTGCAGGCGATCCGGCAGGACCGCAACCAGGTGCCGGTCATCATCCTCACCGCGCGCGGCGAGGAGGCGGACAAGGTGCGCGGCTTCCGGCTCGACGCGGACCAGTACGTGACGAAGCCGTTCGGCGTGCTGGAGCTGCTCGAGCGGGTCGGCTCGCTGCTCCGCCGCTCCGCCGCGCGTGCCGGTGTGCCGAGCGCCGAGATCCGCTTCGGCGACATCGTCGTCGACACCGCGGCGCGCACCGTGACGAAGGGCGGCCACGCGTGCACGCTGTCGCCGAAGGCGTACGACCTGCTGCTCGCGCTCGTGCGCCGCAACGGCTCCGTCGCCACGCGCGCCGAGCTGCTGAGCGAGGTGTGGGGATACGGCGCGTTCGTGCTGTCGCGCACCGTCGACTCGCACGTCGCGGAGCTGCGGCGCAAGCTCGAGGACGACCCCGCCGCGCCGCGCCACGTCGTCACGGTGTGGAAGGTCGGCTATCGATTCGAGCGCTGA
- a CDS encoding YeeE/YedE thiosulfate transporter family protein: MRDTRARPYADPYVTGVALGLVLLSAYVIVGRGLGASGAFASVAATAAEVASLARARGNAFFAEHLGGPLLRGWLVVEMLGVLLGGFLSAALARRLRLDVERGPRTGVGARLAFAIAGGAFMGAGAVLARGCTSGQALTGGALLSVGSWTFVAGAFGAAYAAAWAARRVWT, translated from the coding sequence ATGCGCGACACGCGTGCTCGCCCGTACGCCGACCCGTACGTCACCGGCGTCGCGCTCGGCCTCGTGCTGCTGTCGGCCTACGTGATCGTGGGACGCGGGCTCGGCGCGTCGGGCGCGTTCGCGAGCGTGGCGGCGACGGCGGCGGAGGTCGCGTCGCTCGCTCGCGCGCGCGGCAACGCGTTCTTCGCCGAGCACCTCGGCGGGCCGCTGCTGCGCGGCTGGCTCGTGGTGGAGATGCTCGGCGTACTGCTCGGCGGCTTCCTGTCCGCGGCGCTCGCGCGGCGCCTGCGGCTCGACGTCGAGCGCGGCCCGCGCACCGGCGTCGGCGCGCGCCTCGCGTTCGCGATCGCGGGGGGCGCGTTCATGGGTGCCGGCGCGGTGCTCGCCCGCGGCTGCACGAGCGGGCAGGCGCTCACCGGCGGCGCACTGCTCAGCGTCGGGAGTTGGACGTTCGTCGCCGGCGCGTTCGGCGCCGCGTACGCGGCCGCGTGGGCCGCACGGAGGGTGTGGACGTGA
- a CDS encoding exo-alpha-sialidase, with the protein MPDTVHSQRVVRAEFVYESAPFPSAHASTIVETRDGLAAAWFGGTRERAPDVGIWLSRYAHGAWTAPVEVATGVETDGTRYPCWNPVLFRMPDGTLSLFYKVGPSPAEWWGMVRTSRDEGRTWSAAQRLPDGILGPIKNKPVRLPSGTILAPSSTESSDAPSVWRAHVERSTDGGRSWTAVPLPEPRDGAAIEAIQPSLLLHAGGRVQALGRTRSGRIFESWSDDGGRSWSPVALTSLPNPNAGIDAVTLGDGRQLLVYNRSTDARTPLNVALSTDGASWTDALVLERDPGEYSYPAVIQTSDGLVHVTYTWKRERIKHVVIDPAARSSEDAPRVAFASKRDGNWEIYLADADGRMSTRLTTRADQDRFPLPSPDGSRIAFASQVSGTHWELWVMDADGRGARPLFSPIVAKSTREWSPDGTRILVTSQRDGDAEVYVVRADGSGAERLTRSPGDDRDPSWSPDGSRIVLSSTRDGNAEIYVMNADGSGGTRLTTNAAQDAEPTWSPDGAWIAFVSNRDGNRELYRVRPNGRDLERLTNDAAEDDVPVWSPDGTRLAFQATRGTNYDIEVVRVADHRRTRLTVDAAYDGQLAWSPDGERLAFISARGGADALYVMNADGTGVRVVSADPALDPRWVRAQRSNR; encoded by the coding sequence GTGCCTGACACGGTCCATTCGCAGCGCGTCGTGCGCGCGGAATTCGTCTACGAGTCCGCGCCGTTCCCATCGGCGCACGCGTCGACGATCGTGGAGACGCGCGACGGGCTCGCCGCGGCGTGGTTCGGCGGTACGCGCGAGCGGGCGCCGGACGTCGGGATCTGGCTGTCGCGCTACGCGCACGGCGCGTGGACCGCGCCCGTCGAGGTGGCCACCGGCGTGGAGACCGACGGCACGCGCTACCCGTGCTGGAACCCGGTGCTGTTCCGCATGCCCGACGGCACGCTCTCGCTGTTCTACAAGGTGGGTCCGAGCCCCGCGGAGTGGTGGGGCATGGTGCGCACGTCGCGCGACGAGGGGCGCACGTGGAGCGCGGCGCAGCGGCTGCCCGACGGGATACTCGGCCCGATCAAGAACAAGCCGGTGCGTCTCCCGTCGGGAACGATCCTCGCCCCGAGCAGCACCGAGTCGAGCGACGCGCCGAGCGTGTGGCGCGCGCACGTGGAGCGCTCGACCGACGGCGGCCGGAGCTGGACCGCGGTCCCGCTGCCCGAGCCGCGCGACGGCGCCGCGATCGAGGCGATCCAGCCGAGCCTCCTGCTGCACGCGGGCGGGCGCGTGCAGGCGTTAGGCCGCACACGGTCGGGGCGCATCTTCGAGAGCTGGTCGGACGATGGCGGTCGGTCGTGGAGCCCGGTCGCGCTCACAAGCCTCCCCAACCCGAACGCCGGCATCGACGCGGTGACGCTCGGCGACGGCCGCCAGCTCCTCGTGTACAACCGGTCCACCGACGCGCGCACGCCGCTGAACGTCGCGCTCTCCACCGACGGCGCGTCGTGGACCGACGCGCTCGTGCTCGAGCGCGACCCGGGCGAGTACTCGTACCCGGCCGTGATCCAGACGTCGGACGGGCTGGTGCACGTGACGTACACGTGGAAGCGCGAGCGCATCAAGCACGTCGTCATCGATCCCGCCGCGCGATCGTCCGAGGACGCGCCGCGCGTCGCGTTCGCCTCGAAGCGCGACGGCAACTGGGAGATCTACCTCGCCGACGCCGACGGCCGCATGTCGACGAGGCTCACGACGCGCGCGGACCAGGACCGCTTCCCACTCCCGTCGCCCGACGGCTCGCGCATCGCGTTCGCCTCGCAGGTGAGCGGCACGCACTGGGAGCTCTGGGTGATGGACGCCGACGGCCGCGGCGCACGGCCGCTGTTCTCACCGATCGTCGCGAAGAGCACGCGCGAGTGGTCGCCGGACGGCACGCGCATCCTCGTCACGTCGCAGCGCGACGGCGACGCCGAGGTCTACGTGGTACGCGCCGACGGGTCGGGCGCCGAGCGCCTGACGCGTTCACCCGGCGACGACCGCGACCCGTCGTGGTCGCCCGACGGCTCACGCATCGTGCTCTCGTCGACGCGCGACGGGAACGCGGAGATCTACGTCATGAACGCCGACGGCAGCGGCGGGACGCGTCTCACGACGAACGCCGCGCAGGACGCCGAGCCCACGTGGTCGCCCGACGGCGCGTGGATCGCGTTCGTGTCGAACCGCGACGGCAACCGGGAGCTCTACCGCGTGCGCCCCAACGGACGCGACCTGGAGCGGCTGACGAACGATGCCGCCGAGGACGACGTGCCCGTGTGGTCGCCGGACGGCACGCGGCTCGCCTTCCAGGCCACGCGCGGCACGAACTACGACATCGAGGTCGTGCGCGTCGCGGACCACCGGCGCACGCGCCTAACGGTCGACGCGGCATACGACGGGCAGCTCGCCTGGTCGCCCGACGGCGAGCGGCTCGCGTTCATCTCCGCGCGCGGCGGCGCCGACGCGCTCTACGTGATGAACGCCGATGGGACGGGCGTGCGAGTGGTCTCCGCGGATCCGGCGCTCGACCCGCGGTGGGTGCGCGCTCAGCGCTCGAATCGATAG